TTAAGACAGAGAGTGGAACTTCTGTGTGTATTTCTGGATAGGAGCTGGGCGAGACGCTAAGGGACTGTGGTGTGTCTGTGTTATGACTCATAGAGAAGAGAGTAGAATCTGACAAGTTAGGGTTCTCTGGACAGATGGCCTCTTTGCTCAGGAATTTCAGATGTTCTCCTGAGTGCTTAGCTGGAGACTCACATATGACCTCATTGATAACTACAGGGGGACTTGACTGTTGATTGTTCTGCTCAGTGACATGCTCTATCCAGTTCCTGAGCCCCATTATGTCACACGTGCAATCCCAAGGATTTTCTTGGAGGTCTATCTGAATTAAAGCCGAGAGCTGGTCAAGGATGCCTCTCACAGGCAAGTGTGAGAAGTGGTTGTTCCTCAGATTGAGCCTCGTGAGGGAAGTACCACCAAACACATTATCAGGTAAAGACCTCAGCAAGTTGTTGTTCAGAAATAATAGATGAAGGTTGCTCAGAGCATCAAAAGTGCGTGGCAGGATTTCCTTAATGACATTATACTCTAAGTAGAGATACTGCAAGCTCTGCAGTCCATTGAACATAGAAGGGTACAAGATTTCAAGGTAATTGCCATTGAGATAAAGTCTGCGTAAACTGGTGAGGTTTGTAAAGGCACCTTCCTGTATCACTGCAATCCTGTTGTTTCCTAAATGTAACAAATCCAGAGAACTGTATTCAAGGAGATCAGTTTTATAAACAACCTGTAGATAGTTACTTGTAAGGTAAAGTTTCTTTGGACTggtgggtttggggtggagatctGAGATGTTACTGATCTTTTTCTCTTGGCAGTTCACATTTAGACCATTGTCAGAGCTTTGCGAAGTGCAGACACAGCCACTGGGGCAGGTGATGGGCACAGGGGACTTGGTCTGGTAAACCATGATAGGTCCGAAAATTTGCCGGTCTTTTGACACCGTGACCCGAGGCGTTGGACGGTTCCTCGTTTTGGGTGGCCGGCTGGCTTTTGGGGCTCTGGTGGGGCTGATGGCAGGGTTGGCCGTGGGTGAGAGCCTCTGGATGTGTGTGTCTGAGTGGGAAGGGTGCTTTTCCCTCTGGTGAGAGTCACTGGAACTTTTCCGAGGGCAGAGGTCTTGCCGGGTGAGCTGGGTCACGTCCTTCCCATGCAGCCGGAAGGGCGTCTCACAGACGATCTCCCCGACAAAGACGGTGATGGTGTCCAGCCAGGCTTTGAGGGGGAGCAGGTCACAGGTGCAATTCCAAGGGTTCTCCTCCAGCTGGATCTCCATGATCCCACCAATGTGCTCCAAGACGCCGGCGAAGGGCAACATCTTCAGCCTGTTCCCCCTCAGGTCCAGGTGGGTGAGCAGGACGAAGCGGAAGACGTTGCTGGGCAGGGACAGCAGGAGGTTGTCGTTGAGGATGAGGACTTTCAGCTTGTTGAGCTGGCTGAAGGCTCCGGCCTCGATGGCGCTGATATAGTTGTAATCGGCCTGCAGGTATTCCAGGCTCTCCAGGCCCAGGAAGGTGTCCTCCCGTAGCACCTCCAGCCTGTTGTTGTTGAGGTGCAGCCTCTTGAGGGTCCGCAGGCCACTGAAGGCCCCGGTGCGGATCTCCTGCATGTCGTTGTTGCCCAGGTGCAGGGTCACGGCGTTGGAATAGTTGACAAACTCATTGGGGTGCAGGCGGGTGAGGGCGTTGCCGCTGAGGAACAGCTGGTAGATCTTGGAGGGGGGCGGCTGCAGGAGGCTGACGGTGGTGAAGCCTTTGTTCTCGCAGTTGATGTTCAGCACGTTCTCCTTCTCCTCGCAGGGGCAGCGGCTCCGGCTGCAAATGTCTTTGGCGGGCTTGCGGCTCTCCGTCGTGGGCGAGATCCCAGCCACTGTCAACACACTGAGCAACCAGACCCCCTTCAGCATCTTTAGGCGCCGCGCGGGTCCCAGCTCCGGTACCTGCAGACAAACCTGCaagcaggtggggaggggaaggagaacccCAGTTAAGGAAGCCAGGAAAGGGGGGAGCAACAAGGCAGATCAGggcaaaagccccccccccccacacacacacacatacaccccctcctcccactggCCCTGGGGGCAGctcgccctgccccagcccagagcagtcCTGCTAACCCCCTACCCCCCGAGTTACCCCAAAACTggctcagaccccccccccgcctccaaacAGCTGCAggggaccccccccacacacacacccagcagaGCCCCTCCCGCTGCAGAGCCTCTGCTCAGCCCCGAGCGGCCCCGCTCCCGGACGGCTCCTTGCGCCCCGACTCCGAGCGCTCCCCCGGCCGGGCAGCGCCAGCGGGGCGCCCCGGACCCCCCGGGCCGCGGTACTCACGCATCAGGACCGCACCCGGCTCCCCGCCCGCGCACCGACCCACGCGCTCCGCATCCCGCCGGCCGCCGGGGAGACCGGCCGCCCCGCGCCGCGCTCCGGTCCCGGCGGCAGCAAGAGGCGGCCGCTCCGCATGGAAGTTTCGCCCCgcgggctgggcagggggagagacGCCGCCCGCCGCCCGCCGCTCCCGTCCCGGCTGCAGCCCGCGCCCCGCCGCTGCGCCGAGCGCTTTGAATCCCGAGGCTTTTGCAGGCTGCCCTTGGACGGAGCCGGGGCTGACGTCACGCCCGGGGATGGGGCTGCCGGGGGACGCacgtctctcccccccccctccttccctccccgccccactcccgccccgcagcctcTTCTTGCggggtcccccccccgccccccaaacccgCTCCGCTGCCTCGGGAGCGCTGAGCTCGCCGCTACACCGGCAGCGTGGCCCTCCCcagcagccgggggagggggaggcaaaaGCCGGCTTCACCTGGATCCTGCCAGGGTTTGGCCCCCgaatctccccccccacacacacacctttccaccccccccccccccaccgcagtCGCACGGTCCAAAGCCAAGAGGCGTCCAGCAGCTTCGGCTGCGCACCAAAATCTGTCGGCCAGAGCAGAGGGTTCCGCAAAAAACCCGGAGCCGGCATCCGGATCCAGCCAAATTTTGGCCCCGACCCTCGCCCCCCAACGTCCCTACCGCCTACCTCCGTACCCAACGCTGGGAGAGCTGCAAACCCACTAAGGGGGTCTGAACACGCCCGCCTCCCCCTCCGCGGGGGTTGACAGTGAATGGGAGAGGTGTTTCGAAATCCCTTACGTTGCTTGGAGTAGCTCAGCCAAGAGCTGACCAGGCTCAAACAACATATAATGTGATCATTCACACCGGCTAGACTATCTGGGCTGCCAAACTGCCAGGGTTACGGCATGAGATTTGGCTGCCGCTAGAAAAGAACGAGATGTCAGAGCCGGGTTGCTGGGGCTTCACTTAAGCACAATGCATTGGATACAGTTTTATCTGATGTAAAAGGAGGGCTGAACTTGCTGTCTATTGAGAAGGTAaaactttgggggaggggggtctatCGGGGGGAAGGACAAGATCATTCATGACGATTGTTTTCcagtgctccggtgccaagatgcAGTATTACCAGAGTTTTATAGCGGGAGATCTCTATTTATGAAGTTAAACGTAGAGATTTTCTGGCCAAAAATTTGCTGGACCTGGCAACACCTAGGTGTCTGCTGTACGAGGTTGTGTGGCTGTTTAACCAGGATGTGTGGGAGCTCGGATTTTAGGAACAGCAACATGTGTTGCCTATTCTGCTGGGGACTTGGGGAGGGGGTCAAAAAAAAAGGTAAGAGCCATCAGGCTTCCAGCACTGGATAGACGTCTCTGAGATGGTGCTGAGCAGGGATGCACTGGCTTGGCGTTGCAATCTGAGCAGCTGCACTTATTCTCTATTTAGGTATTTtaggaaatggggagggggagcctgaAAAAAAGAATCAGGGTGTTGGAGTCACATTTTTGCAATACTGCTGCTCCAGCCCACAACAGGGTCtgaatttttgggtgccctatgtttccccacacacacatagagTACAGCGTGGGGCCAAAATTTGCCAAGATCCATGTACTGGATCCAGAGTTTTGCAGTGGGATGCATCAACGTCCAGAATTTTTTGCAGCCGCTTTTTGCTTGTTTTCTCATTCGACGTTAGAAGttgagggcaaaatttggctGGATTCAGAAGCATCTATATGCTGGGTCCAGGTTTTTGTAGTGCTCCTGCTCtggatgattatttttttttccagtaggcGTGTTTAGATTGTTCTCTATTTTGAGGATACAGTTTGGAGACTTTGGGACTAAAGATATGCAGGACCCACTTtttccctggggggggggaatacttTGGAGTGTCAGTGTCCACACACACAGGCATCCACCCACCCTCTCCTGGCCTCCTTCCATGCACCACACGTATACACAACACTGTAACATCCTTGACACTCTCTTGAGAAATGCACAACTCTCTCCAACAGACTGcaaaagcagaaggcaacagTAAGTCCACTGCATTTCTTTCTGATGGCTTTATGTATGCATGTGCGGTTTTGTGCATGAACTGTTTTGACATGTAGTGTGTACTGGTATTAACGTGTCCTGTCCTGGACTTGGTTTGTGGAACTGTATATGCTGGGCTTGCATACGTGTGCCTTAGAACCAAGGTGCATTTATGTCAGTGGCTAATGATGTCTGTGGAAAGAGTATTCAGACACTGCGCATCTCAGCAGTAATTGCCAGCTGTATGTGGGATGGAAGGAACAGCGTGTCAGGGGATGGCAGGAGTAATAAGCATAGAGAAGATGCTGATGCCATTACACTACAAGTACATATGTACAATGATCACGGTAGTAGGAGGAGTAAAGGGGATATTTAGGAGCAAAGTTATGATTTTCTCAGTACACCATAAATGTTTTATAATCCCTTTACTTAACAAGTGAATGGTAAAAGCATTTGCTTTTCTGCCtgttttgcccctcccccccttgaCTTCATTTAATTAAATCCAGATCAATTCCAGGCATTAGGATTGTGTGGGAGCCTCAATCTGATGGTGGCCTTCAACAAACTTCAATTTTATACTTACATTCTCGGTTGTCAAAGGAGTCAACAGGCAGAGAGGCTGTAGTGGTTTAGGGAGATGCTGGTTTCTGCCCAAAAACGCTGGCTTTCCAGACAATTTTTGTtatcccccacacctccccccacacacacacacttggaggAAAAGACTCATAGATCAGGTCatttgtgataatctagtctgatctcctgcctaACACAAACAATAGGACTtacctgaattaattcctgttggaagtagagcacatcttttagaaaaaaacattcagtcttgatttaacaattttgtgtgatggagaatctaccttGGTAAGTTATTCCAATTGtgaattaccttcactgttaaaattttgcaccttatttcaagTTTAAATTgttctagcttcagtttccagctacAGGATCTTTTTATATCTTTGTCTGCGACATTGACGTCCCCTCTCTTattgaatctctgttctccatgtaGATATTTTTCAAGTGTAGAAGGATAGGAATGAATGAAGGACTCGCTTGATCCAAGCCTAGACAGCTTCAAATAGTGTGAGAGCACCTTATGCAGGTTAAATATGCTACAGCAGATGGAAGCTCCTGCATGGTCTTAGAGCCTGCATGGTATCCCTTGGCTATTAAAAAGAATTGAATACAACATAGGGATACAAAGTGCTGCACAGATCAGTGCCCTTACAGAACTCCGCTAACCATACTGTCTTCCCCTTCATATGTGTGGATATCATGGGGCAGGTTTTCTAACTCCATAAAAACATGGACTGGGGGAGACTTTCTTCAGTCATAATATCAGATTTTCTGAAGGAGGAAAAGTTGGTGAGGGTCAAACACCTTTCCATATACAGGTGGTAAAAATTTCTGGCAAAAATCTCATCATCCAGTAAAAGAGGAATGAAAAAAGGGAGAGACCTTCTCTAAGGTCCTGTGGTGTGAGATGCAAGACGAGAATGGGAAATCtctagaaagcttatgctcaaataaatttattagtctctaaggtgccacaagtactccttatcttttttcTAGAAAGGTAGAAACTCAGCTGAATTTCTGTTAGGTGAGCAATAGCTACCTTTACTCATCAGTTGGAAACCATTGCCCCAAGGTGAATGTGTGCTGGAATGGCTAGGTGGTCTGAATGCATTTGTCAGGAATGGGGTACATGAAATGCTTCACCGTCCTGTTAGTTAAACAAGGGGTTAAGACTTGAGCAGTGAAATGATGTCTGCAAAGCATTTGCATCCTTGCATTCTCCTTGTTGCTGAAGTTTTAACATCTATTTCAGTAGCCCTTGGTATTCCAGCCCATCTCTCCTTGAGCTACATAATCTGAGGACTGTAATCATCTCACGGACACAAACCAATCCACTAAATCTCAATGAGggaaagtggcaatttttcaCACTACTTCTGTCCCCAAATGGAGCTAGTGCTTAGGGTCCTGAGATAAGCTCATAGACTTCATtacctctctgtgtgtgtgctccCAGAGTCATCTGCCTGTTTGTGTTTTCCTAGATATGTCCGGGTGGGTGGACG
This DNA window, taken from Caretta caretta isolate rCarCar2 chromosome 9, rCarCar1.hap1, whole genome shotgun sequence, encodes the following:
- the SLITRK2 gene encoding SLIT and NTRK-like protein 2; its protein translation is MLKGVWLLSVLTVAGISPTTESRKPAKDICSRSRCPCEEKENVLNINCENKGFTTVSLLQPPPSKIYQLFLSGNALTRLHPNEFVNYSNAVTLHLGNNDMQEIRTGAFSGLRTLKRLHLNNNRLEVLREDTFLGLESLEYLQADYNYISAIEAGAFSQLNKLKVLILNDNLLLSLPSNVFRFVLLTHLDLRGNRLKMLPFAGVLEHIGGIMEIQLEENPWNCTCDLLPLKAWLDTITVFVGEIVCETPFRLHGKDVTQLTRQDLCPRKSSSDSHQREKHPSHSDTHIQRLSPTANPAISPTRAPKASRPPKTRNRPTPRVTVSKDRQIFGPIMVYQTKSPVPITCPSGCVCTSQSSDNGLNVNCQEKKISNISDLHPKPTSPKKLYLTSNYLQVVYKTDLLEYSSLDLLHLGNNRIAVIQEGAFTNLTSLRRLYLNGNYLEILYPSMFNGLQSLQYLYLEYNVIKEILPRTFDALSNLHLLFLNNNLLRSLPDNVFGGTSLTRLNLRNNHFSHLPVRGILDQLSALIQIDLQENPWDCTCDIMGLRNWIEHVTEQNNQQSSPPVVINEVICESPAKHSGEHLKFLSKEAICPENPNLSDSTLFSMSHNTDTPQSLSVSPSSYPEIHTEVPLSVLILGLLVVFILSVCFGAGLFVFVLKRRKGVPSVPNSANNLDISSFQLQYGSYNMESHDKTEGHVYNYIPPPVGQMCQNPIYMQKEGDPVAYYRNLHEFSYSNLDHKKEDSASLAFTISAAELLEKQSSPREPELLYQNIAERVKELPSGGVVHYNFCTLPKRQFAPSYESRRQNQDRINKTVLYGTPRKYFAEQSKPEHPLLQGKLQTEPDYLEVLEKQTAISQL